One window of the Amycolatopsis mediterranei genome contains the following:
- a CDS encoding MarR family winged helix-turn-helix transcriptional regulator has translation MRGKELFPGLGEDEQRAWINLVKVLLSLPGALESQLLRDADLTLLGYMILARLSMVPGESLRMSQIAEMANGSLPRISHAVARLEDRGWVTREVCTGQGRRFTTATLTEAGRAHLAASAPAHLATVRRLVLDPLGEDFVPVGAAVERIVENLGLPTEILKSR, from the coding sequence GTGCGTGGCAAGGAACTGTTCCCCGGGCTCGGTGAAGACGAGCAGCGAGCGTGGATCAACCTGGTGAAGGTCCTGCTCTCGCTGCCGGGCGCGCTGGAGAGCCAGCTGCTGCGGGACGCCGACCTGACGCTGCTGGGCTACATGATCCTGGCGCGGCTCTCGATGGTGCCGGGGGAAAGCCTGCGGATGAGCCAGATCGCGGAGATGGCCAACGGGTCACTGCCGCGGATTTCGCACGCGGTGGCGCGCCTGGAGGACCGGGGCTGGGTGACGCGCGAGGTCTGCACCGGCCAGGGCCGCCGGTTCACGACCGCGACGTTGACCGAGGCCGGCCGCGCCCATCTGGCGGCCTCCGCACCCGCGCACCTGGCGACGGTCCGCCGCCTGGTGCTGGATCCGCTGGGCGAGGACTTCGTGCCCGTCGGCGCCGCGGTGGAACGGATCGTCGAGAACCTCGGGCTGCCCACGGAGATCCTCAAATCCCGGTAG
- a CDS encoding alpha/beta fold hydrolase, whose protein sequence is MRLSRTGLAAATAALFAASVPAAAADPLTPYTTQQLSWGDCPFKPAEDEKPAQCARVTVPRDWADPAAGPQLEVSISRVAATGERRGAILVNPGGPGGQGTPLAGALAGLQPTVNELYDVVGMDPRGTGHAGTDDNGFQCQVPVGRLPAGPLDARDRSAASIAAHRQVPRAVAEACQSDALAPFITTWQTAHDMDLIRTLLGDEKLNYLGYSYGTWLGAKYASLFPEHTGKTVLDSSVDFEGRLQADFEAFPGIDQRQFDDVYLPWLARNFSAQLGGTAAEVKAKWEAVRAYYGTHGLAPDTYDGVFVGNGSHVRWLLGALIFLLGAQALDGTPPAAPAALSGDLDAVSRTTFGVPAAELTTGRVVASELAPDYTQRPGTRFAVACGDQPTRSAAWYKRLSDRQGPRYPLFGWAYGLGETCGFWSDKPRHELPDVPSEAAANILVVQGEFDPQTGYEQATAGARAAGVPLVSVDDSPFHGQYALAGNPCVDGLVNVFLVKNSRPRTTTCPGVPLPGEDRVYPVAGPVRGAAMSVQAGQSGAAAALRTRVQDEISAVNRQR, encoded by the coding sequence GTGCGTCTCTCCCGGACAGGACTGGCGGCCGCGACGGCCGCCCTCTTCGCGGCCTCCGTGCCCGCCGCGGCCGCCGACCCGCTCACCCCGTACACCACCCAGCAGCTGAGCTGGGGCGACTGCCCGTTCAAGCCGGCCGAGGACGAGAAACCCGCGCAGTGCGCCCGGGTCACGGTCCCGCGGGACTGGGCCGACCCGGCCGCCGGCCCGCAGCTCGAGGTGTCGATCAGCCGGGTCGCCGCGACCGGCGAGCGGCGCGGGGCCATCCTGGTCAACCCCGGCGGTCCCGGCGGCCAGGGCACCCCGCTCGCGGGCGCGCTCGCCGGCCTGCAGCCGACGGTGAACGAGCTCTACGACGTCGTCGGCATGGACCCTCGCGGCACCGGCCACGCGGGCACCGACGACAACGGCTTCCAGTGCCAGGTGCCGGTCGGCCGGCTGCCGGCGGGACCGCTCGACGCCCGCGACCGCTCCGCGGCGAGCATCGCGGCCCACCGGCAGGTCCCCCGGGCCGTCGCCGAGGCGTGCCAGAGCGACGCGCTCGCGCCGTTCATCACGACCTGGCAGACCGCGCACGACATGGACCTGATCCGCACCCTGCTCGGGGACGAGAAGCTCAACTACCTCGGCTACTCCTACGGAACGTGGCTCGGCGCCAAGTACGCGTCGCTGTTCCCGGAGCACACCGGCAAGACCGTGCTCGACTCCAGCGTCGACTTCGAAGGCAGGCTGCAGGCCGACTTCGAAGCGTTCCCCGGCATCGACCAGCGGCAGTTCGACGACGTCTACCTGCCGTGGCTCGCGCGGAACTTCTCCGCGCAGCTGGGCGGAACGGCCGCCGAAGTCAAGGCGAAGTGGGAGGCCGTGCGCGCGTACTACGGCACGCACGGCCTCGCCCCCGACACCTACGACGGCGTCTTCGTCGGCAACGGCAGCCACGTACGGTGGCTGCTCGGCGCGCTGATCTTCCTCCTGGGCGCGCAGGCGCTCGACGGGACGCCGCCCGCGGCCCCGGCGGCGCTGTCCGGTGACCTGGACGCGGTGTCCCGCACGACGTTCGGCGTCCCGGCGGCCGAGCTGACCACCGGCCGCGTGGTGGCCTCGGAGCTCGCCCCGGACTACACGCAGCGGCCCGGCACCCGCTTCGCCGTGGCGTGCGGCGACCAGCCCACCCGCTCGGCGGCCTGGTACAAGCGGCTCAGCGATCGGCAGGGCCCGCGGTACCCGCTGTTCGGCTGGGCGTACGGCCTGGGCGAAACGTGCGGCTTCTGGTCCGACAAGCCGCGCCACGAACTCCCGGACGTGCCCTCCGAAGCGGCGGCGAACATCCTGGTCGTGCAGGGCGAGTTCGACCCGCAGACCGGCTACGAGCAGGCGACGGCGGGAGCCCGCGCGGCCGGCGTGCCCCTGGTGTCGGTGGACGACTCGCCGTTCCACGGGCAGTACGCCTTGGCGGGCAACCCGTGCGTGGACGGTCTCGTGAACGTGTTCCTCGTCAAGAACTCCCGGCCGCGCACGACGACCTGCCCGGGCGTGCCCCTCCCGGGCGAGGACCGGGTGTACCCGGTCGCCGGTCCGGTGCGCGGCGCGGCGATGTCCGTCCAAGCGGGACAGTCCGGTGCCGCGGCGGCGTTGCGCACGCGGGTGCAGGACGAGATCAGCGCGGTGAACCGGCAGCGGTGA
- a CDS encoding RDD family protein, whose product MTGSRPGLGVVGRRLVQFLLDELLVFGPMLLLAIAVVWLFHPHGPGLLTFLEVVLYTMLALDLVGLWFVLAWWPYRHGGQTPAMRWLHLRIVTLEGTHPSLGAFFVRELLMVVDGFAWGLAGIVVMLATRRRQRFGDVVARTVVVRVPRSAHQAAFPGPDGDFGAVADAQLALGRADVGLDRGHRHHE is encoded by the coding sequence ATGACCGGTTCCCGCCCGGGGCTGGGCGTCGTCGGGCGCCGCCTCGTGCAGTTCCTGCTGGACGAACTGCTCGTCTTCGGGCCGATGCTGCTGCTCGCGATCGCGGTGGTCTGGCTGTTCCACCCGCACGGCCCGGGCCTGCTGACGTTCCTGGAGGTCGTCCTCTACACGATGCTGGCGCTGGACCTGGTGGGCCTGTGGTTCGTCCTCGCGTGGTGGCCCTACCGGCACGGCGGCCAGACGCCGGCGATGCGGTGGTTGCACCTGCGGATCGTGACGCTCGAGGGCACGCACCCGTCGCTCGGCGCGTTCTTCGTCCGCGAGCTGCTGATGGTGGTCGACGGCTTCGCGTGGGGCCTGGCCGGGATCGTGGTGATGCTGGCGACCCGGCGGCGGCAGCGGTTCGGCGACGTCGTGGCGCGCACGGTCGTCGTGCGCGTCCCCCGGTCAGCGCACCAGGCCGCTTTCCCAGGCCCAGATGGCGATTTCGGTGCGGTTGCGGACGCCCAGCTTGCGCTTGGCCGCGCCGATGTGGGTCTTGACCGTGGGCATCGACACCACGAGTGA
- a CDS encoding response regulator yields the protein MPTRVLIADDQALVRAGFRLILDGEPDIEVVGEAADGDQAVRLARQLRPDVTLMDIRMPGVDGLRATELLAGPDVPEPLRVVMVTTFGLDENVHAALRAGACGFLLKDAGPNLLVEAVHAAAHGEALVSPAITTRLLAHYARRAPRRVTPPESPLTPRELDVVKAVARGETNDEICRSLVVSMPTVKTHIGAAKRKLGVRNRTEIAIWAWESGLVR from the coding sequence GTGCCGACGCGAGTGCTGATCGCCGACGACCAGGCACTGGTCCGCGCGGGGTTCCGGCTGATCCTCGACGGCGAACCGGACATCGAGGTCGTCGGCGAAGCCGCGGACGGCGATCAGGCGGTGCGCCTGGCCCGGCAGCTGCGCCCGGACGTGACGCTGATGGACATCCGGATGCCCGGTGTGGACGGGCTGCGGGCGACGGAACTGCTGGCGGGCCCGGACGTCCCGGAGCCCCTGCGCGTGGTGATGGTGACGACGTTCGGGCTGGACGAGAACGTGCACGCGGCGCTGCGGGCCGGTGCCTGCGGGTTCCTGCTCAAGGACGCCGGGCCGAACCTGCTCGTCGAGGCCGTGCACGCGGCCGCCCACGGCGAGGCGCTGGTCTCCCCCGCGATCACCACGCGGCTGCTGGCGCACTACGCGCGCCGCGCTCCCCGGCGCGTCACCCCGCCGGAAAGCCCGCTCACCCCGCGCGAACTCGACGTCGTGAAGGCCGTGGCGCGCGGCGAGACGAACGACGAGATCTGCCGGTCACTCGTGGTGTCGATGCCCACGGTCAAGACCCACATCGGCGCGGCCAAGCGCAAGCTGGGCGTCCGCAACCGCACCGAAATCGCCATCTGGGCCTGGGAAAGCGGCCTGGTGCGCTGA
- a CDS encoding sensor histidine kinase encodes MTFAGHPRIPWTGRRGPLVAEAVVLGALVVLDTVVAARAGPGQGQLATVAIEFAPGLGPVVALLAVLRRRFPGHIAGLAAAVSGLSLLGTAVTAALATAGARLPPQPGSAEALALALMVGACCHRLSPKAATAQAVLGGCAATLAPILRYGAETTSALYAAGAAVAWGGALAGGLVLRDADVRHRVEVLELRTAERLRLARELHDLVAHQISGIVVRVQAAHRVAERAGGDTATFAELETAGATALSAMRRLVGALRTGDEDLFVPPADLATAVDRAVPDDDRIHLEVGPGLADLAVAPEVVTTAHRLLTESLTNVRRHAPEAAEVRVLVRHEPPGELLVEVVNDGAGRPARRGGYGLLGMAERVAAVGGTVQAGPAAGRRWRVVARLPLRPG; translated from the coding sequence ATGACCTTCGCCGGCCACCCGCGGATCCCGTGGACCGGCCGCCGTGGCCCGCTCGTGGCCGAGGCGGTCGTCCTCGGGGCACTGGTCGTGCTCGACACGGTCGTCGCGGCCCGGGCCGGTCCGGGCCAGGGGCAGCTCGCCACCGTCGCCATCGAGTTCGCGCCGGGCCTCGGGCCGGTGGTGGCGCTGCTGGCCGTGCTGCGCCGCCGGTTCCCCGGCCACATCGCCGGCCTGGCCGCCGCCGTGTCCGGGTTGTCGCTGCTGGGCACGGCCGTCACCGCCGCGCTCGCCACGGCGGGCGCCCGGCTGCCGCCGCAGCCCGGTTCGGCCGAAGCCCTCGCGCTGGCGCTGATGGTCGGTGCGTGCTGCCACCGGCTGTCCCCGAAGGCGGCCACCGCACAGGCGGTCCTCGGTGGCTGTGCCGCGACCCTCGCCCCGATCCTGCGCTACGGCGCCGAAACGACGTCCGCGCTCTACGCCGCGGGCGCCGCGGTGGCCTGGGGCGGCGCGCTGGCCGGCGGCCTGGTCCTGCGCGACGCCGACGTCCGCCACCGCGTGGAGGTGCTCGAACTCCGCACCGCCGAGCGGCTGCGGCTGGCGCGGGAGCTGCACGACCTCGTCGCCCACCAGATCAGCGGCATCGTCGTGCGCGTCCAGGCCGCGCACCGCGTCGCCGAGCGGGCCGGCGGCGACACCGCGACCTTCGCCGAGCTGGAAACCGCGGGCGCGACGGCCCTGTCCGCGATGCGCCGGCTGGTCGGGGCGCTGCGGACCGGCGACGAAGACCTCTTCGTCCCGCCCGCCGACCTCGCCACCGCCGTGGACCGCGCGGTCCCCGACGACGACCGCATCCACCTGGAGGTCGGCCCCGGCCTCGCCGACCTGGCGGTCGCGCCGGAAGTCGTCACCACCGCGCACCGGCTGCTCACCGAGTCGCTCACCAACGTCCGCCGGCACGCGCCCGAAGCCGCCGAGGTGCGGGTGCTCGTCCGCCACGAGCCGCCCGGCGAGCTGCTGGTCGAAGTGGTCAACGACGGCGCCGGCCGGCCCGCCCGCCGGGGTGGCTACGGCCTGCTGGGGATGGCGGAGCGGGTGGCCGCGGTGGGCGGTACCGTGCAGGCGGGTCCGGCGGCGGGCCGGCGCTGGCGCGTCGTCGCGCGGCTGCCGCTGCGGCCGGGCTGA
- a CDS encoding MauE/DoxX family redox-associated membrane protein, whose product MHTFWSAGMTALTALGAVLLTAAGAAHAARPREHRAVLRAHRLLPPFVAAPTAGAEVLVGAAMLASVLADPAAAALPALAQAALYCAFAGYAAVLRTRRAGVPCGCFGAAEVSWAVVARAVVLAAGSAGCAALGAPAPAPDRWACVAAGVVLAMANHLIPAWRAAGDRKSGRAFR is encoded by the coding sequence GTGCACACCTTCTGGTCCGCGGGAATGACGGCGCTGACGGCGCTCGGGGCGGTGCTGCTGACCGCGGCCGGCGCGGCCCACGCGGCGCGGCCGCGGGAGCACCGGGCGGTGCTGCGCGCCCACCGCCTGCTGCCGCCCTTCGTGGCCGCGCCGACCGCCGGCGCGGAGGTCCTCGTGGGCGCGGCGATGCTCGCCTCAGTGCTCGCCGATCCGGCTGCCGCGGCGCTGCCCGCCCTCGCGCAAGCCGCGCTGTACTGCGCTTTCGCGGGTTACGCGGCGGTGCTGCGGACGCGCCGCGCGGGCGTGCCGTGCGGGTGTTTCGGCGCGGCGGAGGTGTCGTGGGCGGTGGTGGCCCGGGCGGTCGTGCTCGCCGCGGGCAGCGCCGGGTGCGCGGCCCTGGGCGCACCCGCGCCGGCCCCGGACCGGTGGGCGTGCGTGGCCGCCGGCGTGGTGCTGGCGATGGCGAACCACCTGATTCCGGCGTGGCGCGCAGCCGGCGACCGAAAATCCGGGCGGGCTTTCCGATGA